GTCTTTGCGGAATTTGCCCGTGCGCATTGAAATTCCGAATTTGCCCGCCGAAGCCGCACCGTACGAAGGATTCATTTCGTCGAACGCGAAAAAGCGTCCCGACCAACCCGCATAATGCGCGTACAGCCCCACGGGAATTGACCAACGCGTGTACATTGAGTGTATGTGGTACAACGCGGTAATGTAGGCGTCCTGCATGGGCTTGTCGGGGATTTCGATGTTTGCGCCGACCCAATAGTTAGCCCACTGTTTTTTGTGGAAGGCGAAAATTCCGTCGAAGCCCTCCTTCATTACAAGATTTTTGATTGATTCAGCTCGTTGGTCTTTGTTGAGTTTCGGATTTACCGAATTGTAGTACGCCTGCGCAAACGCGCCTTCGAAGCCCTTTTCCTTTGCGACGTCCGTGCCGAAAATGTATTGGAAATTGTCGGCAAGGCACACAAAATAGACTGATTCCGCTTTTCCTTTCGAAGTATCGAAATCGGAATCAAAAGTCGCCGACATTCCGTCGACCGAAATTTTTGCGTCCGCGCTCGAAATCACCGAAACCGAGCCTTGGTAGACCTTATAGGCATAGGCGGTGTAGTCGAGCGAAGCAGTGTTGGGATATTTAGAATCGACGCGCGGAGCGGCGAGCATGCGTTCGGGAAGCTTCTTTGTGTCGGAATCCTCCAAAGTGTATTTAAACCTGATTTTTACCGACTTCGCATTGCCCTTAGGCTCAACGGATTTCTTCACAACAAGCATGTCTAGTCCGTACGGGACAAATGCCATTGTTTTGACTGTCGCGTTTTCGAATTCGACCGTATTTTCAATGTACGCCTCGCGCGTGTTGAGCGTCTGCGACCATTTTACGGGTTTTCCCGACGCCTTGCCGTCTACGAAAATCTCGTCGTCGTAGTGTCCGAACGGCATGAGCGTGCAACTCTTCACCGCAGGACCGTAGCGACGTCCCGCCCAAGCAACATCTGTCCATACGCCGTGATAACTTTTCTGGATTTGCTTGCCGATATTGTCGATGGAAGTCGAAACAGAGCCGTTCCCGATGTAGGGAGGCGCATATCCGTCGGGCTGAGAGTCTCCTTTGCCCGAAATTGTGTGAACAAAAGAATCCGCCGTTGCCGAAAGGGGCAGACACAAGGCGGCAATCAAAATTTTTCCGAAATTTAATCCCATAATATTTAGATTCAGTATATAATGTTGTGAATTGGCAGAAAGGGGAAACACCTAACATAAAGTCGGAAGATTAGCCCCACAGAAAGGCAGTTTTGACGCGGAGAGCACCCGCTGCCCGCGCAAAAACCGTCGAAAGAATTCAACTATCTGCGTCTGCGGTATACAACCAACGCCAACGCAAATGCGCCGAAGATTGCCGCCCATGTTGCGGGTTCGGGAATCACCTGCGTGCTCGAAACATAGTAGTATGTGTTGCCGTCCGCAAGCGTTGCCTTGCCAAAGAAAAGACCGCTATCGTTTCCGAGCTTGTTGCGGTCGGTATCGACAATCGTCAGTTTTTGGTCGTTTCCGGCCTGATTTACCGTAATCGTACCGTCCTTAAAGCCGTCGGATGTCACGATGGATTCGAGGAAATAGATTCCTCCGTCGAGACCTCCGTTGAGGACAATTTCCAAGTCGTTCGCCCATTCGGCAAAAGCGCCGCCAGTTTCCGTTACGAACAATCTTGCGCCGTTTGTGATGCCGAACTGAATGTGCTTGTTCGCATTGTAGGAATTTCCCGAACGGAAGTCGAAACAGAAAGTCTGGTCGGCGCTCATATTCAGTTGAAGTGCGCTCCTCGCATACAAAAACAAACGAACGGGCGAAGAACTACCGTCGGCACGCTGAAAGGCGTTTTTCTTTTCGAGGTTGAGAATCAATGTACCGCGGTTCTGGGCAACAAGGGCGTTTGCGGATATAGTGCCCGCATATTCGCTTTGAACGTTCAAAATGAATTTGCTTTCATAGGAACCCGCAATTATGCCCTGATTGGCGTTCAAACTTGCAGTGGAACCGTCGAGAAAATTTATGGTGGACGTTCCGTTCGCATTCAAACTGTAATTCCCGTTAGATCCGAACTTGGCCGCGCCTGTCATGGTATATGTGCCGCTGTCGGTTATATCGAAGTTAAGCTCGATATTGTCGAGAACCGCATTCGCCACGGTTTTTGTGCTGATGTTTGCAAGATTGCCGGAACTTACGCCGTCGGTTGCCGAAATGGTCAACCCGCCCTTGCCGTTGTCGGCCTCCGTAAAATAGAAGTCCTGCGCAAACGCAGTACCCGCGATTGCACAAGCCCACACATTCATTAATATTATTCTTCTCATATATACTCCTTAGTTTTTTGGATTTTAGCTTATTGGTTTTATATAGGGTATTTTTTATACAGTATTACCAATACTATGCCCATCTGTGGGTTGTATGTATTTGGAATATAGCGCAATATAAAGCACACCAATAATGAGGAGTTGTGGGCAGAATTGGGTTTGTCTTGGAACGCAATGAAAAACAAAAAGTTAAAAATATATGTTGACAACAGTATTGGTAATACTATGGCACACGTCTCTACAGTATTTCCTTCGCCCATTCTACTACTCTAATCCGCCACGGGGTGTGGAGGGATTCTATGCGTTGCCAGTAGATTTGGGCGATGGTGTCTTGGATTTCGGGGCATTCGGCTTTCACGGCTTGTTCGTAGTCCATATAGCCTTGTAGGGTTGTGGCTTGGGCGAGCAGGCATTGAAGTTCAAAATGCTTTTCTTTTGAGACGCAGATAGTAGGCGTGCCCTTCTTCGGAAAAAGCGATTTGTCCAAGATATGGTGGTTGTCGCCTTTGCCGTCGGCGGACTTTCCGCAATACCTTTTGCGCGTCAAAAGTTCAATCGGCACTTTCGTGTACTTGGAGGCTTGCTTGACAAAGTCGGGATACGGGTTGTTCGGGTTGTGTGTGTCTTTGTGAGCGTGAAAAAGTTTTTCGTTCATCTTAGTTCCTTTCGTATGCGAGTTGTTTGTTGGCGAGCAGTCTTGCCGTGTGGAGAATCGGCAAGTTGCAATGTTCGTAAGCTACTACAAAACTTTGCTTTGCCGATTCGCGTTTATATCTGATTTTGACATTGCGAAGATATCGCGAAAATGATTTTGAATGATGAGAAATGAGAGGATTTTAACGATGAAAAAACTCGATATACTACTTGAAAAATACAAACAACGTTTCGGCGAACCGTGCATTCCCAATAAACTCGACTTGTACGGGAAAAAGAACCGCGTAAAAATGCTCGAACGCATACTCGAACGCGGTATCAAATTGGAAGCTTCTCCGGATGAATGGATGAACTACTATGAATCCTACTTCAAAAAGGAATGTCCCGTCCCCTGCCAACCGTTTTCGTTGGACGATATTCCCGTCGCCGACATCAAAAAGGCTTTGATGGAAAACAAACCGCTTCCCGAAATCGATTGGGACTACGAGCACAAAATCTACTAATATGGCCGAAAGCATAATCAAAACGCAGGTTCTCGACGACGTTTCGCCCGAAGTCCGCAAGCTTATGGATAGCCTTTCGCCGGAGGGCAGGCGTAAGCTTTTGCGCAGGCTAGCCCACCTGCTTGTCGAAGACGCCAAGCGGAACTTCGACGACCCCGCGAACCGCCCCGAACCGTGGGCGGACAAAAAGGTCTACAAGCGCGGCAGGGGCTTGTTTAGCGTGCCGTCCAATTTGAAAGATACGGGTTCGCTGCTCAAAAGCATCAAGCTAAAATACCTCGATTCGGACTCCGCCGAAATTTCAGCAAGCCCCGACTACACCGACCCCAAAGGCGTAAGGCACGCGGGCGCAAGACAAATGCGGTACGGGGCACATCGAAATGCGCGGCTTGCCGATTATTGTTGACGGGGCGCGGGGCGCGTCTATTGTCGAAAAGGAATAATCTACAAAATGCTACCGACAAAAGATTTTGAAAAAATAGTCGGCTCGGAAAACGTCTTTACCGAACTCGCCGACAGACAAACCTACGCCTACGACTCCGCCGTGCTCGACCCGACCACGCCCGCGCTCGTCGTAAGCCCCGAAACTACCGATCAGCTCGGCGAAGTCGTCGCCCTCTGCTACAAGCACGGGCTTCCCATGACAGTCCGCGGTTCGGGCACGAACCTTTCGGGCGGCACTGTGCCCGACAAAACAGACTCGGTGGTAATCCTCACGCAAAAGCTCAACCGCATTGTCGAAATCAACACTGCCGACCTCTACGCAATCGTCGAACCGGGGGTAATAACGGCGCAGTTCGCGTCGGCAGTCGCGGCGAAGAACCTCTTTTATCCGCCGGATCCCGGCTCACAGGCGGTCTCGACAATCGGCGGGAACATCGCCGAAAACGCGGGCGGTTTGCGCGGGCTGAAATACGGGGTCACGAAAGACTACGTCATGGGGCTTGAATTTTTCGACAGCAAAGGCGGGCTTGTCAAGACGGGTTCGCGCACGGTCAAATGCGTTACGGGCTTCAACCTCGCGGGGCTGATGGTTGCCTCCGAGGGCACTCTGGGTGTGATTTCGCGGGCGATTCTAAAACTCGTGCCTCCGCCGAAGGCTTCGAAGGCAATGATGGCGGTTTTCGACGACGTCCAGAAAGCCGCCGACGCGGTCGCCGACATCATCGCCGCGCACATTCTGCCCTGCACGCTCGAATTCATGGACAAGGCGACAATCAATTTGGTCGAGGACGACGTGAAAATCGGGCTTCCGCGCGACGCCGAGGCGATTCTGCTAATCGAGGTTGACGGCCACCCCGCGCAGGTCGAAGACGACGCGCTCACGGTCGAGGACAGATTGAAGAAAAACGGCGCGACGTCCATTTCGGTGGCGCGCGACGCCGCCGAGAAAAACGAAATTTGGGAGGCCCGCCGCAAGGCGCTACCCGCGCTCGCGCGGAAACGCCCGACAATCGTTCTGGAAGACGCAACCGTTCCGCGCTCGAAAATCCCCGCGATGATTGCCACAATCAACGACATCGCCAAGAAGTACGACCTGCTTGTAGGCACATTCGGGCACGCGGGCGACGGCAACCTGCACCCGTCGATTCTCTGCGACAGGCGCGACAAGCAGGAATTCGCGCGGGTGGAACGCGCAATCGACGAACTCTTCAACCGCACAATCGAAATGGGCGGCACGCTTTCGGGCGAGCACGGAATCGGGACGGCGAAGGCGAAGTGGCTCGAAAAGGAGACGTCGCCGGCGACAATCGAATTCTCTCGCGCAATGCGCCGCGCGATAGACCCCAAAAGACTTTTCAACCCGTCGAAAATGACGGCTATATAAGATGGACAACCTGAAACAACTTGCGGACGAATTGTCGTCGCTCGACGACAAGCTCGTCAAGTGCATGCGCTGCGGGACATGCCAGTCGGTCTGCCCCGTGTTCGCCGAAACCAAAAGGGAGTCCGACGTAACGCGCGGGAAGCTCGCGCTGCTTTCGAACCTCGCGACGGGGCTTATAGAAGACCCCAAGGCGGTGCGCGAACGCCTCGACCGCTGCCTGCTCTGCGGCTCGTGCCAAAGCGCGTGCCCGTCGGGAGTGTCGATTCTCGACATTTTCATGCGCGCCCGCGAAATCGCCGCGCAGTACATGGGGCTTAACCCGATTAAGAAAATCGCCTTTCGCGTAATGCTTTGCAACCCGAAGCTGTTCGCGTTTTTGGTGAAGGTCGGGCGGCCGTTCCACCCGCTGTTTTTGCGCGACCAGAAGAACGCCCCGCACACGGCGTGCGCTCCGCTCATGAAGCCCGCAATCGGCGACAGGCGCATACCTATAATGCCCAAAACGTCGATTTCCGAAAAATACCCGAACTTGGACATTCCCGCGGGGAAGTCGGGGCTGAAAGTTCTGTTTTTCCCCGGCTGCATGGGCGACAAAGTCTACACGAACGTGAGCGAGGCTTGCCTGAAAATTTTCAGGCACTTCGGGGTGGGCGTGCGCATACCGCAAAACCTCGCCTGTTGCGGAATCCCCGCGCTGGCGTCGGGCGACGTTCCGAGCTTCAAAAAAATGCTCGAACACGACATCGACATTTTCGAAAAATGCGAGTTCGACTACGTTGTAACCGCGTGCTCCTCGTGCACCGAAACAATCGGCGAACTCTGGGCGAAATACGCCGGCGGCGCGTACGCCGAAAAGGCGGAGAAAATCGGCAAAAAGGCAATCGACATCAACGCGTTCCTAACCGACGTGCTGAAAGTCGATTTGACGCCGAAAGGCTCGCCCAAAGAAAGGCTGACCTACCACGATTCGTGCCACCTGAAAAAATCGCTCGGAATTTCCGAACAGCCCAGAAAGCTCCTGAGGGCGAACGCAAACTACGAATTTACCGAAATGAGGGAAGCCGACAGGTGCTGCGGTTGCGGCGGAAGCTTCACGCTGACCCACTACGGGCTTTCGCGGAAAATCGGGCAGCGCAAGCGCGACAACATTGCCGCGAGCGGCGCGAAAACCGTTGCGTGCGGCTGCCCCGCGTGCATGATGCAGCTTTCGAACATGCTTGCGCTAAACAACGACGACATCAAGGTAAAGCACGTCGCGGAAATTTTCGCCGACACTCTCGACGACTGATTCGGGCGGGCTTTGCGAAATTTCCCCAAGCGCGGTCGGGCGGGAAAGCCCCGCCGCGTTTTTGTTTTTTAGCGCAAAGTTATTTCTTGCGTTTGCCGAAGCGTTTGGCAATTCTTGCCGCAAACAAAGTCAACGCACACGCCGCCGCCACAAACAGCGACGCAAAACTGCAAAATATACAAGCGAACATAGATATATTTATAACAAACCCGTCAATAGCTTCGGCAAAAAAAATGAAAAATTTCGCAAAAATCCTCCTCGCTTCAGCCGCCGCAATGCTCGCGCCCGCGCTGTCGGCGGCGGGCTTCGACTACTCCGCCCTGCTCTCGCCCGAAAATTTCGAAAACGTCGATACCGTCTGCCGCAACGCGTCGGGCGCGGAGATTTTCGGAATAAAATTCGAGAAGCTCTCGCTTGTTTTCGGCAAAAGTGCGTTCAAGGTTTCCGTGCCGCAAAAGGTCGTTATAAAAAACCTCGAACTTACGGTGTTCGCAAAAAATCTGACCCAAGCCGAGCTTGAAAAAACCGAATACCAAAGGCCGCTCGACTTCGAAATAAACGGGCTTGCGCTCACAATCTACGGAAAGCGGAACGTCATGACGCTCAGAGCCTCGAACGCGCGGCTTTACAGGGAAAACATAATCTACCTCTCGCAGGACGCCCTGCTTGAAGTCGGCGGAAAATCCGCAAAGTTGGGGAGCGGCGCAAGCGTGGAGCTGAAAGGCAGAATGCTGATTATACGCAGCCGCGCGGCGGGCAACCTCGGCGTAAAAATTTAGCGGCGCACTTCGAACAATTCGCCGACTGCGCAAACGCCGTTCCGCGCGGAAACCCCGAATCCGCCGACGGCGGCGATTGCAATCGCGCCCCGAGAGCAAAAACAACGCCTCCCGCAAATTCGGCTTTGCGCCGACTTCCCGCGCCGCGCGTCGATGTGCGCGAGGCAAAAATATCCGGCGCAACGAATGAGAGAATCCGAGCCGCGAACGGCGCGAATGTTCGGGTTGCGAGCCGCGGCGAATCGGCGGCGCGTCGGTTTTCAATGGTGCAAAAAAAGCGGCGGGAAAAATTCCGCCGCTTTCGCGATTTTTCGACTTAGCCGAAAATGCCGCCGAACGACTTGGACTCCCAGCCCGCGCGTTCGGGTTCTTTCAGGTACTGGTCGAGTTCGGGGCGGTTCTTGGCGCGCATGTTCTCGGCGTCCCATTCGATTTTTCCGCCGACGCGCTGCGCCAACGCGCCCAGAAGCGCGACTTCCGTAAGCTGCGAGGCGTACGCGAAGTTCGAGCCGCATTCGTCGATTTCGCCCCTGATTGCGTCGCACCATTCGAGGTAGAGGTCGCCCTTGCGGACTCTGGGAATGGTCTTCGGCGGGCGGTTTCTTCTGAATTCCGCGAAGAACGCGTCGTTGGACACGCGCGGGTCGAAGTTCGGGCGCGAACCCGTGTGGATTGTGCGCTTGTCGCCAATCATGTACATGCCCGATCGCAGTAGCGGACGGTCTTTTTCGAAGTCGTGCGGGCGCGTGATGGGTTCGCGCGCGCCGTCGTACCAGTACATCACAAGCTCGGGGTGTTTGTCTGTTGCGGCGAACGTCCACTTGACCGTCGAGCCGTTCGGGATAAACACTTTCCGGTCGAACGTGCAGTCGGCGTCGATGAGTTCGACGGACACGGGGTCTTTGAGGTCGAGAATCCAGACGGGAGCGTCGGCCGTGTGGCAGAACCAGTCGCCGAGCATGCCCGTGCCGTAGTCCCAGAAGCCGCGCCAGCTGAGGGGAGCGTAGATGCGGTTGTAGTCGGTATATTTGCCCTGGTTAATCCACAAGTCCCAGTTCAGCTCCGACGGAACGGGCTGTTTCGCCATCGGCAGGCTCTTGGGGCGGACAAAATACGGAGTGCGCTTGGGGTCGCCGTCCCACCATTTCGGGCCGCTGCACATAACGTGGACTTCGCGGACGTCTCCCGTAACGCCGCTGTCGTACCATTCTTTGAGCATTCTGATTTGCTCGGTGGCGTGCCCCTGGTTCATCATCTGCGTTTTTACGCCGTAGTATTTGCGGGCGCGTTCAAGCTCGCGGCACTGCCAAACGTTGTGGGTGAGCGGTTTCTGAACGCAGACGTGCTTGCCGCACTGCATTGAGTCGAGCGTGATTTTGAAGTGCGAGTGGTCGGGCGTCGAGACGCAAACCGCGTCGATTTCCTTTCCGAGCTTGTCGAGCATTTCGCGGTAGTCCTGAAAAATCTTCGCCTTGGGGTACTGTTTCAGACCCTTGCGAGCCATCGACAAATCGACGTCGCAGAGCGCCACGCCGTTTTCGTTTATCATGCCGTTGCGCGCCATCGAGCCGATATTGCCCACGCCCACAAACGCCACGTTGATTTTTTCGTTCGCGCTGATTTTCTTCGCTTTCGGCGCAGACGAGCACCCCGGGAAGAACATTGCCGCAGTTGCCGCTGTCGCCGCCTGTTTTATGAACTTTCTTCTGTCTACCATGATATACAGTTTCCTTTTTTTGTGTGTAGTTGATGAAATTTTACATGTACAGACCGCCGTTTACCGCGATTGTCTGCCCCGTGATATAGCCCGCTTCGTCCGACGCCAGAAACGCGCAGACTTTTGCGATGTCGCCGACTTTGCCGGTCCGTTTAAGCGGAATGTTCGCCACCGCCGCCTCCACAATCGCGGGGGGAAGAACCGCCGTCATGTCGGTGTCGATGAACCCGGGCGCGACCGCGTTTACCGTGATGTTCCGCGCCGCAAGCTCCCGCGCGAGCGACTTCGTAAAGCCGATAATGCCCGCCTTCGCCGCCGCGTAGTTCGCCTGCCCCGCGTTGCCCGCCTGTCCAGAGACCGACGCAATGTTTATGATTCGCCCGCGCCGCGTGCCCATCATCGCGCGGACAAGGTTGCGCACAATGTAGAAGCACGACGAAAGGTTTGTCGAGATAACGTCCTCCCACTGCTCGTCCGACATTAGCATGAGCAGGTTGTCGCGCGTGATTCCCGCGTTGTTTACGATTATGTCAACCGCCTTGTATTTTTTGAGGATTTGCGAGCACGCGTCCTTGACTTCCGCCGATTTCGACACGTCGAAAGCCCACGCCTCCGCCTTTCCGCCCGACGCGTTGATTTCGTCCGCGACCTTTCCGCAAGACGAAATATTTTTGCTCACGCAAAGAACCGTGCAGCCCGCGTTTGCAAGCTCCACGGCAATCGCCCTGCCGATACCGCGACCCGCCCCGCTGACAAGCGCAACTTTTCCCGAGTAATTAAGTTCCATATACAACCCGAACAATGACGGTTTTTTAAAGAAATGGAAGCCTTTTTTGCAAGGGCAGCAAAGGCGAAGCCCTTGAGCAGGCTGCAGCCTGCACGGCTACGGAACTTCGTTCCTACTTGTGATACTTCGGCGCGACTTAGTCGCGCCTTTTGCTTATAAGTTCGCATTGGGCAGCGGAACACCGCCCAATCGCTTTGGGTGTTCGAACTTATTTTGAGTCTTTTCGAAACCGAATAGTTATAACTTGTTCGATGGGGGAATGTGGGCGGTTATTTTGCGAAGTAAAATTCCCACTCGGGGGGGGCGAAGTCACCGCAATGGCGTACAAGCTCCAGCCTGTAAATCTGTGTTTTTGCGTTTTTATGATTGAGCGGAAGAATGCGCAAGATTAGCGTATATTTATGATAAAACCTTACTACTCTACCATATTGCTTGCGGGGCTTTCCGCGTTTGTCTCGGTTTCCCATGCCGATTTCGAAAGTGTCCGCGCCGATTTTCTTAATCCGCCGCAGGACGCAAAGCTCGAGACTTGGTGGCACTTTACCACAAACGCAATCACAAAGGAGGGAATTACAGCCGACCTAGAAGCCTTGAAGGAAGTCGGCTACGGCGGCGCGCACGTGTTTTCGCTCGTAAACCAGACTGCCACGGGAATGCCGAAAATACAGATTCTCGACGACAACTGGCGCGAACTTATGCGGCACGCGGGTCGCGAGGCAAAGCGGCTCGGTTTGCGGCTTGGCGCGCACAACTGCCCGGGGTGGTCAAGCTCGGGCGGCCCGTGGATTAAGCCCGAAGATTCGATGAAAATGCTCGTCGCCTCCGAAACGCGCGCGGAGGGCGGCGAACAGACTCTCAAACTTCCGCAGCCGCGCACGGTGGAGGGGTTTTACCGCGATGTCGCCGTGCTTGCGGTGCGCGGCGGCAAGAAAATGCCCGCGCCGAAAGTTTCAGCCGACTTCGACAATCCGCAGAACGTCGTGGGCGAAAACACAAAGACAGTCCGCCTGCCGCTTTCGAAAAAGGGCGCGAAAAACACGCTTGTTTTCGAATTCAAAAATCCCTACAACGCAAACTTTGCCGAGCTTACTTTCGACAGTCGCGGACTGTATGTGAGCGTCGACATTT
The Opitutia bacterium KCR 482 genome window above contains:
- a CDS encoding FAD-linked oxidase C-terminal domain-containing protein is translated as MLPTKDFEKIVGSENVFTELADRQTYAYDSAVLDPTTPALVVSPETTDQLGEVVALCYKHGLPMTVRGSGTNLSGGTVPDKTDSVVILTQKLNRIVEINTADLYAIVEPGVITAQFASAVAAKNLFYPPDPGSQAVSTIGGNIAENAGGLRGLKYGVTKDYVMGLEFFDSKGGLVKTGSRTVKCVTGFNLAGLMVASEGTLGVISRAILKLVPPPKASKAMMAVFDDVQKAADAVADIIAAHILPCTLEFMDKATINLVEDDVKIGLPRDAEAILLIEVDGHPAQVEDDALTVEDRLKKNGATSISVARDAAEKNEIWEARRKALPALARKRPTIVLEDATVPRSKIPAMIATINDIAKKYDLLVGTFGHAGDGNLHPSILCDRRDKQEFARVERAIDELFNRTIEMGGTLSGEHGIGTAKAKWLEKETSPATIEFSRAMRRAIDPKRLFNPSKMTAI
- a CDS encoding (Fe-S)-binding protein; its protein translation is MDNLKQLADELSSLDDKLVKCMRCGTCQSVCPVFAETKRESDVTRGKLALLSNLATGLIEDPKAVRERLDRCLLCGSCQSACPSGVSILDIFMRAREIAAQYMGLNPIKKIAFRVMLCNPKLFAFLVKVGRPFHPLFLRDQKNAPHTACAPLMKPAIGDRRIPIMPKTSISEKYPNLDIPAGKSGLKVLFFPGCMGDKVYTNVSEACLKIFRHFGVGVRIPQNLACCGIPALASGDVPSFKKMLEHDIDIFEKCEFDYVVTACSSCTETIGELWAKYAGGAYAEKAEKIGKKAIDINAFLTDVLKVDLTPKGSPKERLTYHDSCHLKKSLGISEQPRKLLRANANYEFTEMREADRCCGCGGSFTLTHYGLSRKIGQRKRDNIAASGAKTVACGCPACMMQLSNMLALNNDDIKVKHVAEIFADTLDD
- a CDS encoding Gfo/Idh/MocA family oxidoreductase codes for the protein MVDRRKFIKQAATAATAAMFFPGCSSAPKAKKISANEKINVAFVGVGNIGSMARNGMINENGVALCDVDLSMARKGLKQYPKAKIFQDYREMLDKLGKEIDAVCVSTPDHSHFKITLDSMQCGKHVCVQKPLTHNVWQCRELERARKYYGVKTQMMNQGHATEQIRMLKEWYDSGVTGDVREVHVMCSGPKWWDGDPKRTPYFVRPKSLPMAKQPVPSELNWDLWINQGKYTDYNRIYAPLSWRGFWDYGTGMLGDWFCHTADAPVWILDLKDPVSVELIDADCTFDRKVFIPNGSTVKWTFAATDKHPELVMYWYDGAREPITRPHDFEKDRPLLRSGMYMIGDKRTIHTGSRPNFDPRVSNDAFFAEFRRNRPPKTIPRVRKGDLYLEWCDAIRGEIDECGSNFAYASQLTEVALLGALAQRVGGKIEWDAENMRAKNRPELDQYLKEPERAGWESKSFGGIFG
- the fabG gene encoding 3-oxoacyl-[acyl-carrier-protein] reductase, which produces MELNYSGKVALVSGAGRGIGRAIAVELANAGCTVLCVSKNISSCGKVADEINASGGKAEAWAFDVSKSAEVKDACSQILKKYKAVDIIVNNAGITRDNLLMLMSDEQWEDVISTNLSSCFYIVRNLVRAMMGTRRGRIINIASVSGQAGNAGQANYAAAKAGIIGFTKSLARELAARNITVNAVAPGFIDTDMTAVLPPAIVEAAVANIPLKRTGKVGDIAKVCAFLASDEAGYITGQTIAVNGGLYM